A DNA window from Methylocystis heyeri contains the following coding sequences:
- a CDS encoding IS5 family transposase (programmed frameshift) — translation MSQRRYELSDFEWSIIAPLLPNKPRGVARADDRKVLNGIYWRLRTGSPWADIPERYGPATTCYNRFVRWRRLGVWDRIFEAVSKAYDGDLQMIDSSSIRVHQHGANGKKGEGETPAAVGNLSASRCMGRSRGGLTTKIHALVDANGLPIALKLTEGQAHDGKSAADMLGGLGDGQILLADRAYDSDALRSSLEERGAWANIKPMPGRVNVPAFSPFLYRYRNLVERFFNKLKHFRAVATRFEKHDANYLALAKLAAVKIWIRFMSR, via the exons ATGAGCCAGCGCCGGTATGAACTTTCGGATTTCGAGTGGTCGATCATTGCGCCGCTATTGCCGAACAAGCCGCGCGGGGTTGCTCGCGCGGACGACCGCAAAGTGCTGAACGGCATCTATTGGCGGCTGCGAACGGGGTCGCCCTGGGCCGATATTCCCGAACGCTACGGACCAGCGACGACCTGCTACAACCGCTTCGTGCGCTGGCGCAGGCTTGGCGTCTGGGACCGCATCTTCGAGGCGGTCTCCAAGGCCTATGACGGCGATTTGCAAATGATCGATTCTTCCTCCATCCGGGTGCATCAGCATGGCGCCAACGGTAAAAAG GGCGAAGGCGAAACGCCGGCCGCCGTTGGGAACCTCTCTGCAAGCCGATGCATGGGGCGCTCGCGCGGCGGACTGACAACGAAGATTCATGCGCTTGTCGACGCCAATGGCCTACCGATCGCCCTGAAGCTCACGGAAGGCCAGGCTCACGATGGCAAGAGCGCCGCAGACATGCTGGGAGGCCTTGGCGATGGCCAAATTCTGCTCGCTGACCGCGCTTATGACAGCGATGCCCTACGAAGCTCTCTCGAGGAAAGAGGCGCTTGGGCCAACATCAAGCCCATGCCGGGGCGGGTTAATGTCCCAGCCTTCAGCCCCTTCCTTTATCGATACCGCAATCTCGTCGAGCGCTTCTTCAACAAGCTCAAACACTTCAGGGCTGTAGCGACGCGCTTCGAAAAGCACGACGCTAACTACCTCGCTCTCGCCAAACTCGCCGCAGTCAAAATCTGGATAAGATTTATGAGTCGGTGA
- a CDS encoding ATPase domain-containing protein: MSGLLVPVPRFPSGVPGLDNVLQGGLPRNASILVEGPPGSGKTTIALQFLLQAVRDGESCLLATNAETPEQLRAIGLSHGWSLDGINITDLADASPAEEQGEYTLFPEAEVEVDETLRHLFEEVERLRPSLLVLDTISSLRILAPTPAFHRRQLKRIRDHMAARNCTTIMLDEASMTEKDLRSQTLADGIIELKQVDCNYGADRRRLRVRKLRGCRYLSGAHDFTIVSGGLVVYPRLVAQTYEPAKLGPDLQSGIPAIDALTGGGLPRGSSTLIIGPAGIGKSTISTLYAMEAAKRGEKSSILLFDESVETHMARGEGLGLDISGATDSGLVRLNHLDPAELSVGQIAELLVRQVEEEHIAVVVIDTLNGYLQSAMDEPTVLLHIRELITYLSRRNVAIFLTLTQHGILGSEMQAPIDLSFLTDNVVLLRYYEVGGAIHKALSVVKKRSGRHERTIRELVLDACGVTVSEPLEGFSGVLTGTPVYSSMPSRDG; this comes from the coding sequence ATGTCTGGATTGCTCGTCCCGGTTCCCCGGTTCCCGTCGGGGGTTCCGGGCCTCGACAATGTTCTGCAGGGCGGCCTGCCGCGCAACGCGTCCATCCTCGTGGAGGGGCCGCCGGGAAGCGGAAAGACGACCATCGCGCTGCAATTTCTGCTGCAGGCCGTCCGCGATGGCGAGAGCTGCCTGCTGGCGACCAATGCCGAAACGCCGGAACAGCTTCGGGCGATCGGCCTCTCCCACGGCTGGAGCCTCGACGGGATAAACATCACCGACCTCGCAGATGCTTCCCCGGCGGAAGAGCAGGGCGAATATACGCTCTTTCCCGAAGCCGAAGTCGAGGTGGACGAAACGCTGCGCCATCTCTTTGAAGAAGTCGAACGGCTGCGGCCTAGCCTTCTGGTGCTCGACACGATCTCGAGCCTGCGGATTCTGGCTCCGACGCCGGCGTTTCACCGGCGTCAACTGAAGCGCATTCGCGATCACATGGCCGCGCGCAATTGCACGACGATCATGCTCGACGAAGCGTCGATGACGGAAAAAGACCTGCGCAGCCAGACGCTCGCCGACGGGATCATCGAACTCAAGCAGGTTGATTGCAATTACGGCGCGGACCGCCGCCGGCTGAGGGTGCGAAAGCTGCGCGGCTGCCGCTATCTCAGCGGCGCGCATGATTTCACCATCGTCTCGGGAGGGCTGGTCGTCTACCCGCGCCTTGTCGCCCAAACTTACGAACCCGCCAAGCTCGGCCCGGATCTGCAAAGCGGCATTCCGGCGATCGACGCGCTTACGGGCGGCGGTCTGCCACGAGGCTCCAGCACGCTGATCATCGGGCCCGCGGGCATCGGCAAGTCGACGATATCCACGCTCTATGCGATGGAAGCGGCGAAACGAGGGGAAAAGAGCAGCATCCTGCTTTTCGACGAGAGCGTCGAAACCCATATGGCTCGAGGCGAGGGTCTGGGGCTCGACATAAGCGGAGCGACGGACTCCGGGCTCGTCCGCCTGAACCATCTCGACCCCGCCGAACTCAGCGTCGGGCAAATCGCGGAGCTTCTCGTGCGGCAGGTGGAGGAGGAGCACATCGCCGTGGTCGTGATCGACACGCTGAACGGCTATCTGCAATCGGCCATGGACGAGCCGACGGTGCTGCTGCACATCCGCGAGCTCATCACTTACCTCAGCCGCCGAAACGTGGCGATATTCCTGACCCTCACCCAGCATGGCATCCTCGGCTCCGAGATGCAGGCGCCGATCGATCTGAGCTTTCTCACCGATAATGTCGTTCTGCTGCGTTACTACGAGGTTGGCGGGGCTATCCACAAGGCGCTGTCCGTGGTGAAGAAGCGCAGCGGGCGTCATGAGCGCACCATCCGCGAGCTTGTCCTTGATGCCTGCGGCGTCACAGTGAGCGAGCCGCTCGAGGGCTTCTCGGGCGTTCTAACGGGCACGCCCGTATACAGCTCGATGCCGAGCCGCGACGGTTGA
- a CDS encoding ATP-binding protein: MNQSGDRASSETGQRILILTPWGRDASLADQTLGRSGLATCICGSLQELRREIDLGAGCALIAEEALPTALADSPEDWLGSEPSWSSLPVIILLGRGASLRNIPALRALETRPNVGFLERPVPKRTLISALRAALEARRLQYAVRDALEELRIANRRKDEFLAILSHELRNPLAPIRSAVYVLNRLEFGPPASHDRARALISMVERQVDHLVRLVDDLLEVSRITTGKITLARRRTDLKAIIRQAQEISQPLISAESHALAICLPDRPVFVDCDTVRLAQVFANLLNNAAKYSPSGGKIRLSLRAEGARAIVSVRDDGIGISPEMLPKVFDLFSQSHGGSGREQGGLGIGLALARSLVELHGGAIEAHSDGEHRGSEFIVRLPLADCGEEPAGAGPCAAEAADVKALVVDDDRDVADSFALLLKSMGVESRVAYGGQEALGAVSDFEPHVVFLDLGMPLMDGYETAKRIQAAPGGKDIVLVALSGWGRSEDRERTRTAGFSHHFVKPMDLAALRHLLAS; the protein is encoded by the coding sequence ATGAACCAAAGCGGCGATCGTGCGAGTTCCGAAACAGGCCAGCGCATCCTGATCCTGACGCCGTGGGGACGCGACGCCTCTCTCGCCGATCAGACGCTCGGCCGCAGTGGTCTCGCGACATGCATTTGCGGCAGCCTCCAGGAATTGCGGCGGGAGATCGACCTCGGCGCGGGTTGCGCGTTGATCGCGGAAGAGGCTCTGCCGACGGCGCTTGCCGACAGCCCCGAGGATTGGTTGGGCAGCGAGCCGTCCTGGTCGTCGCTGCCGGTGATCATACTCCTCGGCCGGGGCGCTTCGCTGCGGAACATCCCGGCGTTGCGCGCGCTCGAAACCCGGCCGAACGTCGGTTTTCTGGAGCGGCCTGTCCCGAAGCGGACCCTTATCAGCGCCCTGCGCGCCGCCCTGGAGGCGCGCCGGCTTCAATATGCCGTCCGCGACGCTCTCGAAGAGCTTCGCATCGCCAACCGCAGGAAGGACGAGTTCCTTGCGATCCTGTCGCACGAATTGCGCAATCCTTTGGCTCCGATCCGCAGCGCGGTCTATGTGTTGAATCGACTGGAGTTCGGCCCGCCCGCCTCGCATGATCGGGCGCGCGCGCTGATCTCTATGGTGGAGCGCCAGGTCGATCATCTCGTCCGGCTCGTCGACGATCTGCTGGAGGTTTCCCGCATCACGACCGGCAAGATCACTCTCGCCAGGCGACGTACGGACCTCAAGGCGATCATTCGCCAGGCCCAGGAAATCAGCCAGCCGCTGATCAGCGCCGAAAGCCACGCCTTGGCGATTTGCTTGCCCGACCGGCCTGTCTTCGTCGATTGCGATACGGTCCGCCTCGCGCAGGTTTTCGCCAACCTCCTGAACAACGCGGCCAAATACTCCCCGAGCGGCGGCAAGATACGCCTCTCCCTGCGGGCGGAGGGCGCGAGGGCGATCGTCTCCGTGCGCGATGACGGCATCGGCATATCCCCTGAGATGCTGCCCAAGGTGTTCGACCTGTTTTCGCAGTCCCACGGCGGCTCCGGCCGCGAACAAGGCGGCCTCGGCATCGGCCTCGCGCTGGCGCGAAGCCTGGTCGAATTGCATGGCGGCGCAATAGAAGCGCACAGCGACGGCGAGCATCGCGGCAGCGAATTCATCGTGCGTCTGCCGCTGGCGGATTGCGGCGAAGAGCCGGCCGGCGCGGGGCCCTGCGCCGCCGAGGCCGCAGATGTGAAGGCTCTCGTCGTCGACGACGATCGCGACGTCGCGGACAGTTTCGCATTGCTGCTGAAGTCGATGGGCGTAGAGAGCCGGGTCGCCTATGGCGGCCAGGAAGCGCTCGGGGCGGTGTCGGATTTCGAACCGCATGTCGTCTTCCTCGATCTCGGCATGCCGCTGATGGACGGCTATGAGACGGCGAAGCGGATACAGGCGGCGCCGGGAGGAAAAGACATCGTTCTGGTCGCGTTGAGCGGATGGGGCCGGAGCGAGGATCGCGAGCGCACCAGAACGGCAGGATTTTCCCACCATTTCGTCAAGCCGATGGATCTCGCCGCGCTACGCCATCTGCTTGCGTCCTAA